From Streptomyces chrestomyceticus JCM 4735, one genomic window encodes:
- a CDS encoding MFS transporter, giving the protein MSESTASTTGSPPSRRLRTARACTFVAFALNGFVMGMWIVHIPAIEHRVGITHAVLGWLLLFLGGGAFAGMQICGALADRFGSRAIVLAGGTLCSATVLLPGLAGSPWALAAALLALGFGNGCLDVSMNTQAVQVERGYGRPVMSAFHAVFSVGGVIAALIGARTISWDWQPSLTLAVVAVAGVLITLALVPGMLPPERPAPAPTGPDTTRSGAPEAPAPAAKRRTPSQVWALGVLAFMLMLCEGVANDWSVLHLKDVLDAPAATAALAYGGFSTAMTVGRFVTDRVVGRFGRVFVVRYGAGLAALGLALASLSPWVPLALLGWTLFGIGLSGCIPQFFTAAGNVDPASSGANVSRVAGMGYVGMLAGPAIIGPLTHLVPLNLAFFLPVAFCVAAVFSAGILRPAHKTAPAPEPEPAEA; this is encoded by the coding sequence ATGAGTGAATCGACTGCCTCCACCACCGGGTCGCCGCCGTCGCGGCGCTTGCGTACGGCGCGCGCCTGCACCTTCGTGGCTTTCGCGCTCAACGGTTTCGTCATGGGGATGTGGATCGTGCACATCCCCGCGATCGAGCACCGGGTCGGCATCACCCATGCCGTCCTGGGCTGGCTGCTGCTCTTCCTGGGCGGCGGCGCCTTCGCGGGCATGCAGATCTGCGGGGCGCTGGCCGACCGGTTCGGCAGCCGCGCCATCGTGCTGGCCGGCGGCACCCTGTGCAGCGCCACGGTCCTGCTGCCCGGCCTGGCGGGCTCGCCGTGGGCCCTGGCGGCGGCCCTGCTGGCGCTCGGCTTCGGCAACGGCTGCCTGGACGTCAGTATGAACACGCAGGCTGTTCAGGTGGAGCGCGGTTACGGCCGTCCCGTCATGTCGGCCTTTCACGCGGTGTTCTCGGTCGGCGGTGTCATCGCCGCCCTGATCGGCGCCCGCACCATCAGTTGGGACTGGCAGCCCTCCCTCACCCTCGCCGTCGTGGCGGTGGCCGGCGTACTGATCACGCTCGCGCTGGTGCCGGGCATGCTGCCCCCGGAGCGCCCCGCACCGGCTCCGACCGGCCCGGACACGACGCGGTCCGGAGCGCCGGAGGCCCCGGCCCCGGCCGCCAAGCGCCGTACACCGTCCCAGGTCTGGGCCCTGGGCGTACTCGCCTTCATGCTCATGCTGTGCGAAGGCGTGGCGAACGACTGGAGTGTGCTGCACCTCAAGGACGTGCTCGACGCTCCCGCCGCGACCGCGGCCCTGGCGTACGGCGGATTCTCCACCGCCATGACCGTGGGCCGGTTCGTCACCGACCGGGTGGTGGGCCGCTTCGGCCGGGTCTTCGTCGTACGGTACGGAGCCGGCCTCGCGGCCCTCGGCCTGGCCCTCGCCTCGCTCTCCCCGTGGGTGCCCCTGGCCCTTCTCGGCTGGACCCTTTTCGGTATCGGCCTGTCCGGATGCATTCCGCAGTTCTTCACCGCGGCGGGCAATGTCGACCCGGCGTCGTCCGGCGCGAATGTCTCCCGCGTGGCGGGCATGGGTTATGTCGGAATGCTGGCCGGCCCCGCCATCATCGGCCCGCTCACCCACCTGGTGCCCCTGAACCTGGCCTTTTTCCTGCCCGTCGCCTTCTGCGTGGCCGCGGTGTTCTCCGCCGGAATTCTCCGCCCGGCCCACAAGACGGCGCCCGCTCCCGAACCGGAGCCGGCCGAGGCATGA
- a CDS encoding inositol monophosphatase family protein produces MTRLKNLLTGLGQHVRAELTTYADRGLARQVHGDSPGGDAQFDVDEVAERAVLTYLREHADVPLAVYTEDGSLVELAPEPRYVLVVDPIDGTRPTSAGLEMGMVSIAAAPLARSAPTLDDVTAAYLLEIKSGAWIYGDDEGLTHGGFPHALPRLSRTTDPAKMFWSIEFNGHPMHLMTAAYAHLVDRSANTGGIFVFNSATFSVSRIITGQLDAYVDIGNRVLRDHPATEPDFLEAGRGSILHLFPYDIAAAVYLAKRAGVTITDAYGDDLGTTQLLDLDPMNQKSCIAAATPQLHKELLGAIRWDLPGATPTTTGGTR; encoded by the coding sequence ATGACCCGGCTGAAGAACCTGCTGACGGGGCTCGGACAGCACGTCAGGGCCGAGCTGACGACCTACGCCGACCGGGGCCTGGCCCGGCAGGTGCACGGCGACTCCCCCGGCGGCGACGCGCAGTTCGACGTGGACGAGGTGGCCGAGCGGGCCGTCCTGACGTATCTGCGCGAGCACGCGGACGTACCGCTCGCGGTCTACACCGAGGACGGCTCGCTGGTCGAGCTGGCACCCGAGCCGCGGTACGTGCTGGTCGTGGACCCCATCGACGGCACCCGGCCGACCTCGGCCGGACTGGAGATGGGCATGGTCTCGATCGCCGCGGCGCCGCTGGCGCGGTCCGCACCGACGCTGGACGACGTCACCGCGGCGTACCTGCTGGAGATTAAGTCGGGCGCGTGGATCTACGGTGACGACGAGGGGCTGACGCACGGCGGCTTCCCGCACGCGCTGCCCCGCCTCAGCCGTACCACCGACCCGGCGAAGATGTTCTGGTCGATCGAGTTCAACGGCCACCCCATGCACCTGATGACGGCGGCGTACGCGCATCTGGTGGACCGGTCCGCCAACACCGGCGGCATCTTCGTGTTCAACAGCGCCACCTTCTCCGTCTCGCGCATCATCACCGGCCAGCTCGACGCGTACGTGGACATCGGCAACCGCGTGCTGCGCGACCACCCGGCGACCGAGCCGGACTTCCTGGAGGCCGGGCGCGGCTCGATCCTGCACCTGTTCCCGTACGACATCGCCGCCGCGGTCTACCTCGCCAAGCGCGCCGGGGTCACCATCACCGACGCCTACGGCGACGACCTGGGGACCACCCAACTGCTCGACCTGGACCCGATGAACCAGAAGTCGTGCATCGCGGCGGCCACCCCCCAGCTCCACAAGGAACTGCTCGGCGCCATCCGGTGGGACCTCCCCGGCGCCACCCCCACCACCACAGGAGGAACCCGGTGA
- a CDS encoding aspartate aminotransferase family protein has protein sequence MDATNVRDLLYYPVSAQKMVRGEGIFLYDEDGNEYLDCASATFNLSLGYSHPAVIQAMKDQLDVFTHLTSSVQSDPINGLVRRLVEVSPDNLTKVHPKVSGGSTANEGVIKMAQHATGRSEVISLFRSHLGQTMMMTSMSGNAFRKEPFPSLFPRTLQVPDPYCFRCFYGQEQGSCGMMCVDRIEDFLEYASTGQVAAIIVEPISGNGGNIVPPDGYFPKLRAFCDEHDIVLIFDEIQTGIGRTGQMFAAQHFDVEPDAITTAKGLGGSGAQVAAILTNERLAGLPANHHSFTYGANLLAASAANVTLDIVRQPEFLANVRATGNYILGRLADMQTRYPAIADVRGVGLMIGFEITHPDGKPAVKLTNHLAGAAGQHGLILRTSRYGYGNVLKIRPPLILTLDQAELLCDRLENLFRAELAA, from the coding sequence ATGGACGCCACCAACGTACGTGATCTGCTCTATTACCCCGTCAGCGCCCAGAAGATGGTGCGCGGCGAAGGGATCTTCCTTTACGACGAGGACGGCAACGAATACCTCGACTGCGCCTCCGCCACCTTCAACCTCAGCCTCGGGTACTCCCACCCGGCGGTCATCCAGGCGATGAAGGACCAGTTGGACGTCTTCACCCATCTGACCTCCTCCGTGCAGAGCGACCCGATCAACGGCCTGGTCCGCCGGCTGGTGGAGGTCTCCCCCGACAACCTGACCAAGGTGCACCCGAAGGTCTCCGGCGGGTCCACCGCCAACGAGGGCGTCATCAAGATGGCGCAGCACGCCACGGGGCGCTCGGAGGTCATCTCCCTGTTCCGCAGCCACCTCGGGCAGACCATGATGATGACCTCGATGTCCGGCAACGCCTTCCGCAAGGAGCCGTTCCCCTCGCTCTTCCCGCGCACCCTCCAGGTGCCGGACCCGTACTGCTTCCGCTGCTTCTACGGGCAGGAGCAGGGCAGTTGCGGGATGATGTGCGTCGACCGCATCGAGGACTTCCTGGAGTACGCCAGCACCGGCCAGGTCGCCGCCATCATCGTGGAGCCGATCTCCGGCAACGGCGGCAACATCGTGCCGCCGGACGGCTATTTCCCGAAGCTGCGGGCCTTCTGCGACGAGCACGACATCGTGCTGATCTTCGACGAGATCCAGACCGGCATCGGCCGTACGGGGCAGATGTTCGCGGCGCAGCACTTCGACGTGGAGCCCGACGCCATCACCACCGCGAAGGGGCTCGGCGGTTCGGGCGCGCAGGTCGCGGCGATCCTGACCAACGAGCGGCTGGCGGGCCTGCCGGCCAACCACCACTCCTTCACCTACGGCGCCAACCTGCTGGCGGCCTCGGCGGCCAACGTCACCCTGGACATCGTCCGGCAGCCGGAGTTCCTGGCCAACGTCCGGGCCACCGGCAACTACATCCTCGGCCGGCTCGCGGACATGCAGACCCGCTACCCGGCCATCGCCGACGTCCGCGGCGTCGGCCTCATGATCGGTTTCGAGATCACCCACCCCGACGGCAAGCCCGCCGTCAAGCTGACCAACCACCTGGCGGGCGCGGCCGGGCAGCACGGACTGATCCTGCGCACCTCCCGCTACGGCTACGGCAACGTCCTCAAGATCCGGCCGCCGCTGATCCTCACCCTCGACCAGGCCGAGCTGCTGTGCGACCGCCTGGAGAACCTCTTCCGCGCGGAGCTGGCCGCATGA
- a CDS encoding DeoR/GlpR family DNA-binding transcription regulator, which produces MNVSERHRFILALLAERNRASVAELARSTQTSEMTIRRDLELLESRGALRRVHGGAVTALLSGVEPPYAVRSMVGSETKAKLADVVVRMLNDGETVALDTGTTAVAVAHAMAGRRLTVTPLSLHATMPLAEHEGIRLLLPGGQVRPGELSFYGETALRTFEDLRYDTFILGCCGVDAASGATAYSLDDVHVKRVAARAARRIILVATAEKLGRVALGRICSVEQLDVVVTDAAQGTTVVEEMRAAGVNIVHV; this is translated from the coding sequence ATGAATGTCTCCGAACGCCACCGGTTCATCCTGGCCCTGCTGGCCGAGCGCAACCGGGCCTCCGTGGCCGAACTCGCCCGCTCCACCCAGACGTCGGAGATGACCATCCGCCGGGACCTGGAGCTCCTGGAGTCCCGGGGCGCGCTCCGCCGGGTGCACGGCGGCGCCGTGACCGCCCTGCTCAGCGGGGTGGAACCGCCGTACGCGGTGCGGTCCATGGTCGGCAGCGAGACCAAGGCGAAGCTGGCGGACGTGGTCGTGCGGATGCTCAACGACGGGGAGACCGTCGCCCTGGACACCGGCACCACGGCGGTGGCCGTCGCCCACGCGATGGCGGGCCGCCGGCTCACCGTCACGCCGCTGTCCCTGCACGCGACCATGCCGCTCGCCGAACACGAGGGCATCCGCCTGCTGCTCCCCGGCGGCCAGGTCCGGCCGGGAGAGCTGTCCTTCTACGGCGAGACGGCGCTGCGCACCTTCGAGGACCTGCGGTACGACACCTTCATCCTGGGCTGCTGCGGGGTGGACGCGGCCAGCGGCGCCACCGCCTACAGCCTGGACGACGTGCACGTGAAGCGGGTCGCGGCGCGGGCGGCGCGGCGCATCATCCTGGTGGCCACCGCGGAGAAGCTGGGGCGGGTGGCGCTCGGCAGGATCTGTTCGGTCGAACAGCTCGACGTGGTGGTGACGGACGCGGCCCAGGGCACGACGGTGGTGGAGGAGATGCGCGCCGCGGGCGTGAACATCGTGCACGTATGA
- a CDS encoding short-chain fatty acyl-CoA regulator family protein, whose product MSKIYAGARLRRLREERGFSQAALARVLAISPSYLNQMEHDSRPLTVPVLLRLTETFGVDPGFFSARDTSRMLADLREALADELAAGRVSPTDLSELASRQPAVASVLLGLGQRNQALTERLAEVAEGRDGNGSDPAAPLSPHEEIREFFYRRQNYLHEADTTAEALAAELGIRPGEVGRALTARLTERHGVHLVDTPDGPLHHYDPSSRVLRLSAGLRPGQRAFRMATQLALLEAGEELSRPASEDFEEGTTAWSLARIGVANYFAAALVLPYGPFHAAAEELRYDIERLTDRFGLGYETVCHRLSTLQRPRRRGVPFSFVRVDRAGNMSKRQSATGFHFSRAGGTCPLWNVYEAFTAPSRIHVQIAAMPDGRRYLWTARTVTRHRGGWGDPGKTFAIGLGCEIRHASRLVYSDGLDLDNAGAATPIGMGCRVCERLECPQRAVPPLGRALVIDENSSTFVPYPVRED is encoded by the coding sequence GTGAGCAAGATCTACGCCGGGGCGCGGCTGCGCCGGCTGCGGGAGGAGCGCGGCTTCAGCCAGGCGGCGCTGGCCCGCGTCCTGGCCATCTCGCCCAGCTACCTGAACCAGATGGAGCACGACTCACGGCCGCTGACCGTGCCCGTACTGCTGCGGCTGACCGAGACCTTCGGGGTGGACCCCGGCTTCTTCTCCGCGCGCGACACCAGCCGGATGCTGGCCGACCTGCGCGAGGCGCTCGCCGACGAGCTGGCCGCCGGCCGGGTCTCCCCCACCGACCTGTCCGAACTGGCCTCCCGGCAGCCCGCGGTGGCGTCGGTGCTGCTCGGCCTCGGGCAGCGCAACCAGGCGCTTACCGAGCGCCTGGCGGAGGTGGCGGAGGGCCGGGACGGCAACGGCAGCGACCCGGCCGCGCCGCTCTCCCCGCACGAGGAGATCCGCGAGTTCTTCTACCGGCGGCAGAACTATCTGCACGAGGCCGACACCACCGCCGAGGCACTCGCCGCCGAGCTGGGTATCCGCCCCGGTGAGGTGGGACGCGCCCTGACCGCCCGGCTCACCGAAAGGCACGGCGTACACCTCGTGGACACACCCGACGGTCCGCTGCACCACTACGATCCGTCCTCCCGGGTGCTGCGCCTGTCGGCGGGGCTGCGGCCCGGGCAGCGCGCCTTCCGCATGGCGACCCAACTGGCGCTGCTGGAGGCCGGGGAGGAGCTGTCGCGGCCCGCCTCCGAGGACTTCGAGGAGGGCACGACGGCCTGGTCGCTGGCGAGGATCGGGGTCGCCAACTACTTCGCGGCGGCGCTGGTGCTGCCGTACGGCCCGTTCCACGCCGCGGCCGAGGAGCTGCGGTACGACATCGAGCGGCTGACCGACCGGTTCGGCCTCGGGTACGAGACGGTGTGCCACCGGCTGAGCACCCTGCAACGGCCGCGCCGGCGCGGGGTCCCGTTCTCCTTCGTCCGCGTCGACCGGGCCGGCAACATGTCCAAGCGGCAGTCCGCCACCGGCTTCCACTTCTCGCGGGCGGGCGGCACCTGCCCGCTGTGGAACGTCTACGAGGCGTTCACCGCGCCCAGCCGTATCCACGTCCAGATCGCCGCCATGCCGGACGGCCGCCGCTACCTGTGGACGGCCCGCACCGTCACCCGGCACCGCGGCGGCTGGGGCGACCCGGGCAAGACCTTCGCCATCGGCCTCGGCTGCGAGATCCGGCACGCGTCCCGGCTGGTCTACTCCGACGGCCTCGACCTGGACAACGCCGGGGCCGCCACCCCCATCGGCATGGGCTGCCGGGTCTGCGAACGCCTGGAGTGCCCGCAGCGCGCCGTGCCGCCCCTCGGCCGCGCGCTGGTCATCGACGAGAACAGCAGCACGTTCGTGCCGTATCCGGTGCGGGAGGACTGA
- a CDS encoding HAD family hydrolase: MTAVLFDLFGVLARQQSPADCARLEETAGRSGAAFWESYWGLRQPYDRGDQNGARYWRTVAGALGTHFDEERVAELIAADVASWSRIDDEMVDFVAGLAERGTTIGLLSNIPAELAAHYEESQEWLKHFSVLAFSCRIGHAKPEPGAYTWCSTAFGLPPERILFVDDRADNVRAAEALGMRGHLFTSLAELRPALD, from the coding sequence ATGACCGCGGTGCTCTTCGACCTGTTCGGCGTGCTCGCGCGGCAGCAGTCCCCCGCCGACTGCGCCCGGCTGGAGGAGACGGCCGGACGGTCGGGTGCCGCGTTCTGGGAGAGCTACTGGGGACTGCGGCAGCCTTACGACCGGGGTGACCAGAACGGTGCGCGTTATTGGCGGACGGTCGCCGGGGCGCTCGGGACGCATTTCGACGAGGAACGCGTCGCGGAACTCATCGCCGCCGATGTGGCGAGCTGGAGCCGGATCGACGACGAGATGGTGGACTTTGTCGCGGGACTCGCGGAGCGCGGCACCACCATCGGCCTGCTGTCGAACATTCCGGCGGAATTGGCGGCGCATTACGAGGAAAGCCAGGAGTGGCTGAAGCACTTCTCGGTCCTGGCCTTCTCCTGCCGTATCGGCCACGCCAAGCCGGAGCCCGGCGCGTACACGTGGTGCAGTACGGCGTTCGGCCTGCCGCCCGAGCGCATCCTGTTCGTCGACGACCGGGCGGACAACGTCCGGGCGGCCGAGGCCCTGGGGATGCGCGGCCATCTGTTCACGTCGCTCGCGGAGCTGCGCCCGGCGCTGGACTGA
- a CDS encoding CoA-acylating methylmalonate-semialdehyde dehydrogenase: protein MVRELTHFIGGKHVPGTSGAYGDVYDPNTGTVQARVPLADPGETAAAVADAAAAQPEWGEWNPQRRARVLLNFLRLVEGERDALARLLSSEHGKTVADAHGDLQRGLEVVEFAAGIPHLLKGEFTDNAGTGIDVHSLRRPIGVVAGITPFNFPAMIPLWKIAPAVACGNAFILKPSERAPSVPLRLAELFLEAGLPPGVLNVVHGGKESVDTLLEDPRVEALGFVGSTPIAAHIYATAAAHGKRAQCFGGAKNHLIVMPDADLDQVVDALVGAGYGSAGERCMAVSVAVPVGEETADALVARLKERVGTLRIGRSDDPHADFGPLVSRDALDRVRAYVDLGVTEGAELVVDGRDFTLPGHEDGFFAGASLFDRVTPDMRIYQEEIFGPVLSVVRAADYEEALRLPTEHPYGNGVAIFTRDGDTARDFSRRVNTGMIGVNVPIPVPVAYHTFGGWKRSGFGDLNQHGPDAIRFYTRTKTVTSRWPSGVKEGASFTLPTMG, encoded by the coding sequence ATGGTCCGAGAACTGACCCATTTCATCGGCGGCAAGCACGTACCGGGAACATCGGGTGCTTACGGCGACGTGTACGACCCCAACACCGGCACCGTGCAGGCCCGGGTGCCGCTCGCGGACCCGGGCGAGACGGCGGCCGCCGTCGCCGACGCCGCGGCCGCCCAGCCCGAGTGGGGCGAGTGGAACCCGCAGCGGCGCGCCCGCGTCCTGCTGAACTTCCTGCGCCTGGTGGAGGGCGAGCGGGACGCGCTGGCCCGGCTGCTGTCCAGCGAGCACGGCAAGACGGTCGCGGACGCGCACGGCGACCTCCAGCGCGGCCTGGAGGTGGTGGAGTTCGCGGCCGGCATCCCGCACCTGCTCAAGGGCGAGTTCACCGACAACGCCGGGACCGGCATCGACGTGCACTCGCTGCGCCGTCCCATCGGCGTGGTGGCCGGGATCACCCCGTTCAACTTCCCCGCGATGATCCCGCTGTGGAAGATCGCGCCGGCCGTCGCCTGCGGCAACGCGTTCATCCTCAAGCCGTCCGAGCGGGCGCCTTCGGTGCCGCTGCGGCTGGCCGAGCTGTTCCTGGAGGCGGGGCTGCCGCCGGGCGTCCTCAACGTCGTGCACGGCGGCAAGGAGTCGGTGGACACGCTGCTGGAGGACCCGCGGGTCGAGGCGCTCGGCTTCGTCGGGTCGACCCCGATCGCCGCCCACATCTACGCGACCGCCGCCGCGCACGGCAAGCGCGCCCAGTGCTTCGGCGGCGCCAAGAACCACCTGATCGTGATGCCGGACGCCGACCTCGACCAGGTGGTGGACGCGCTGGTCGGCGCCGGGTACGGGTCGGCGGGCGAGCGCTGCATGGCGGTCTCGGTCGCCGTGCCGGTGGGCGAGGAGACCGCCGACGCGCTGGTGGCGCGGCTCAAGGAGCGGGTCGGCACGCTGCGCATCGGCCGCTCCGACGACCCGCACGCCGACTTCGGGCCGCTGGTGAGCCGGGACGCGCTGGACCGGGTCCGTGCCTACGTGGACCTCGGCGTCACCGAGGGCGCCGAACTGGTCGTCGACGGGCGGGACTTCACCCTCCCCGGCCACGAGGACGGCTTCTTCGCGGGCGCGTCGCTCTTCGACCGGGTCACCCCGGACATGCGGATCTACCAGGAGGAGATCTTCGGCCCGGTCCTGTCGGTGGTACGGGCCGCGGACTACGAGGAGGCGCTGCGGCTGCCCACGGAGCACCCGTACGGCAACGGCGTGGCCATCTTCACCCGCGACGGCGACACCGCGCGGGACTTCAGCCGCCGGGTGAACACCGGCATGATCGGCGTGAACGTGCCGATCCCGGTGCCGGTCGCGTACCACACCTTCGGCGGCTGGAAGCGGTCCGGCTTCGGCGACCTCAACCAGCACGGCCCGGACGCGATCCGCTTCTACACCCGCACCAAGACCGTCACCTCGCGCTGGCCCTCCGGGGTCAAGGAGGGCGCGAGCTTCACCCTCCCGACGATGGGCTGA
- a CDS encoding zinc-dependent alcohol dehydrogenase, protein MKALILNERRTVSLVDHPKPEASAPTDVVVRVVQTGICGTDRSVLVGKFPAEPGVVMGHEAVGFVDAVGSAVTAHKPGDRVIINPTLYCGNCPSCLRGHWDFCANKAGTEVGLDLDGAFAEFIRLPERFVHTLPEGMDFDRAVVVEPLACALNNIEAGRLEAGETAVIVGGGPVGVVCAMAARHYGARVLLIEPDPYRQELCRKVFAQDGDGRVTVHTPDEAELARRGDVVVDTVGSLLEPSLEYAAARGRVVIMGYNSKASATVRPLEILQRGLQIIGAGDYNSRLFPKAIELARWLPLERLVTHRFPLERHEEAFAALAAAPGTPYSALKVVLVPE, encoded by the coding sequence GTGAAGGCCCTGATCCTGAACGAGCGGCGCACGGTGTCGCTGGTCGACCACCCGAAGCCGGAGGCGTCCGCGCCCACCGACGTCGTGGTGCGGGTCGTGCAGACCGGCATCTGCGGCACCGACCGCAGCGTGCTGGTGGGCAAGTTCCCCGCCGAGCCGGGTGTGGTGATGGGGCACGAGGCGGTCGGGTTCGTGGACGCGGTGGGGTCGGCGGTGACCGCGCACAAACCGGGCGACCGGGTGATCATCAACCCGACGCTGTACTGCGGCAACTGCCCGTCCTGCCTGCGCGGGCACTGGGACTTCTGTGCCAACAAGGCCGGTACGGAGGTCGGGCTGGACCTGGACGGCGCGTTCGCCGAGTTCATCCGGCTGCCGGAGCGGTTCGTCCACACCCTGCCCGAGGGCATGGACTTCGACCGCGCGGTGGTCGTGGAGCCGCTGGCCTGCGCGCTGAACAACATCGAGGCGGGCCGGCTGGAAGCGGGCGAGACCGCGGTGATCGTCGGCGGCGGGCCGGTGGGCGTGGTCTGCGCGATGGCGGCCCGGCACTACGGCGCCCGGGTCCTGCTGATCGAGCCGGATCCGTACCGGCAGGAGCTGTGCCGCAAGGTGTTCGCACAGGACGGTGACGGCCGGGTGACCGTGCACACGCCGGACGAGGCCGAGTTGGCGCGGCGCGGCGACGTGGTCGTCGACACCGTGGGCAGTCTGCTGGAGCCGAGCCTGGAGTACGCCGCGGCCCGCGGACGCGTGGTGATCATGGGGTACAACAGCAAGGCGTCGGCCACCGTGCGGCCGCTGGAGATCCTGCAGCGCGGGCTCCAGATCATCGGGGCCGGTGACTACAACAGCCGGCTGTTCCCGAAGGCGATCGAGCTGGCCAGGTGGCTGCCGCTGGAGCGGCTGGTGACCCACCGCTTCCCGCTGGAGCGGCACGAGGAGGCGTTCGCGGCGCTGGCCGCGGCGCCCGGGACGCCGTACTCGGCGCTCAAGGTGGTGCTCGTACCGGAGTGA
- the aceA gene encoding isocitrate lyase: MAQAGTETAEELARRWATDPRWQGTTRTHSAADVLRLSGSVREEHTLARRGAERLWRQLHEQDYIHALGALTGGQAVQQVKAGLQAVYLSGWQVAADANQAGHTYPDQSLYPVNSVPQVVRRINNALLRADQIATAEAAGDTTDWLVPIVADAEAGFGGPLNAFELTKAMIEAGAAGIHYEDQLASEKKCGHLGGKVLVPTSQHIRTLGAARLAADIADVPTVVVARTDALAANLLTSDVDENDARFCTGERTAEGFYRVENGMAPAIARGLAYAPYADLLWMETGTPDLAQAREFAEAVHARYPDQLLAYNCSPSFNWKAALDDDQIAKFQRELGAMDYRFQFITLAGFHSLNHGMFDLARGYAEHGMTAYVDLQEREFAAQQHGFTAVKHQREVGTGYFDLVAGAVNPASETTALRGSTEEEQFH, encoded by the coding sequence ATGGCACAGGCAGGTACCGAGACGGCCGAGGAACTGGCCCGGCGGTGGGCGACCGACCCGCGGTGGCAGGGCACCACCCGTACCCACAGCGCCGCCGACGTGCTGCGGCTGTCCGGCAGCGTCCGTGAGGAGCACACCCTGGCCCGCCGCGGCGCCGAGCGCCTGTGGCGGCAACTGCACGAGCAGGACTACATCCATGCCCTCGGCGCGCTGACCGGCGGCCAGGCCGTGCAGCAGGTCAAGGCCGGACTTCAGGCGGTCTACCTCTCGGGCTGGCAGGTCGCCGCCGACGCCAACCAGGCCGGCCACACCTACCCCGACCAGAGCCTCTACCCGGTCAACTCGGTGCCGCAGGTGGTGCGCCGCATCAACAACGCGCTGCTGCGCGCCGACCAGATCGCCACCGCCGAGGCGGCCGGGGACACGACGGACTGGCTGGTGCCGATCGTCGCCGACGCCGAGGCCGGGTTCGGCGGCCCGCTCAACGCCTTCGAGCTGACCAAGGCGATGATCGAGGCGGGCGCGGCCGGCATCCACTACGAGGACCAGCTCGCCTCGGAGAAGAAGTGCGGCCACCTCGGCGGCAAGGTCCTGGTGCCCACCTCGCAGCACATCCGTACCCTGGGCGCGGCCCGCCTCGCCGCCGACATCGCCGACGTGCCGACGGTGGTCGTCGCCCGTACCGACGCCCTCGCCGCCAACCTGCTGACCAGCGACGTCGACGAGAACGACGCCCGCTTCTGCACCGGCGAGCGCACCGCCGAGGGCTTCTACCGGGTCGAGAACGGCATGGCCCCCGCCATCGCCCGCGGCCTGGCGTACGCCCCGTACGCGGACCTGCTGTGGATGGAGACCGGCACACCCGACCTGGCCCAGGCCCGCGAGTTCGCCGAGGCCGTCCACGCGCGGTACCCCGACCAGTTGCTGGCCTACAACTGCTCGCCGTCCTTCAACTGGAAGGCGGCGCTGGACGACGACCAGATCGCCAAGTTCCAGCGCGAGCTGGGCGCGATGGACTACCGCTTCCAGTTCATCACCCTGGCCGGCTTCCACTCCCTCAACCACGGCATGTTCGACCTCGCCCGCGGCTACGCCGAACACGGTATGACCGCCTACGTCGACCTCCAGGAGCGCGAGTTCGCCGCCCAGCAGCACGGCTTCACCGCCGTCAAGCACCAGCGCGAGGTCGGCACCGGCTACTTCGACCTGGTCGCCGGCGCCGTCAACCCGGCCTCCGAGACGACCGCGCTGCGCGGCTCGACGGAAGAGGAGCAGTTCCACTGA